The genomic segment ACTGTAGGGGCCAGTTCAGGCAGACAAATAGGGATTGAAAAGTACAAGTGAGCAAGCAAGGTCCTTCTTCTGGGCTTCAAGTTCACTGCTGGGCCACGTTTGTGACCAGGGACTGTGGAGGGAAAACAGAATAACAGGAACCACACGGTGTTGCAGTTAAATACCTGCAGTTTGAGAGCAAGAGTTCTCTCTTGCTCTTCCAGTAACAGGGCCCTATCCCTctccatcttctcagtcagctgtTTCACATGTTCCTGAtagctcttttctttctgttccatcATCTGCTGgttctttatttgcatttcctccAGCATTTTTGCTGCAGCCTGTGCAGATTCAGCTTTCACACGTTCCACtgtcaggaggaagaggaaaaagaaaaatgtatatggaGACCAAGTTGCTTCTTTCTTCCATGTACAATTCCCTATCACTGTTGCTACTGGCTGCATACACACTACTCAGAAAAGATATTAGCAAATAAGAGACATCTTTTCTCATGTTGCTATAGTTTAAGGCTCCTCGGTTCACCTAGCTGAATTAGTTAGAACTTTAAAGAGCTTTCGAGGCTGTCTAGTCTCTTGACTTGCTCCTCACCTTCAATcaacttttccttctctgagagaGCGTCTGGTCTGTCTGTAGAATTGCGTCAGTCACAGACTCCTTGGACTTCAAGTATTCCTGAAGAATCTCCTCAGCCTGGGATTCAGGCAAAATAGGGTTAGCAGTAGGAAATGACTATAAACACTTATTCATgttttccacttttccctctaGGAACTGCTCCTCTTGGCCCTGGTGTGCCTGGTGATCAGATTCTCTGTCACTGGGCTGAGCACATGCTCCAGACTGGCCAAGCAAGGTGCCCTCCTGAGCAGAATCCTTTTTAAGAGGTTGATATACATGTAAATAGTGATTCTCTGTTCTTGTAAACTGAGGGCTCTGATTTTGGAGCTGTTGGTGCTGTGGTCCCTTATGGGGTGAACATGTTGGAGAATGAAAGCATCATGGAGAAAGTGGATATGAATAAAATGGGTAGAGGGAgaatgggagggagggaagtgtAGGGCTGGGGGGAGCCACAGGCAGAGAGATAAATGGTGACATTATTTGAAATTTTGGATACATCTGGTAATCCAGTTTATAACTCAATTGTTAACTTAGTGTATGCTCTTGGATGAGCACATTGTTTATACCTGGTGTAACAGGCTCCCTGTACGTGTTTATAGAATGAGAGCCTGAATGCTGTTGGTCCTGTACTTTCGCATCTGTGTAAAACACACGTGGTCACACTGTCACCTCAAGGAGGCATCAGTAGCTTCCCAAATTCAAACTTGGTTACCTGTATGCCCTTTCTGGGCTCCTGAAAATACTTCTTCTTCagctcttgcatcttctcaatgaAGAGGCGATAGCCCCCTGGTTTCAAATAGATCCCCTGTTTCATATCTTCTTCTAGAGGACTGAAAATATCCTTTAGTAAAGCAGAGCAATGATCTTCTGATGCTTTAAGATTCTGGTTACAAAAGTCATCTCGCTTTTTATCTAGCTGGGcctttaatgtaaaaaataagaAGTATTAATAAACAGAAGAATTAAAAGAGGTTAGCTTGACCTCCAAATTTCTGGAAaagcttttcaaaaaaataaaagtaaaaaaagtcTGTGACCACTAGAAGAActcatagaaatgcaaaaaaatcatATCCTTCCTCCTGATCCTGACTTTCTACAGAAGTCCCTTTCTCCATGAGGGTAACCTTTGGAGCAGAGATTACTAGCTACATGCTTCACCTTTGGAGAAAACTCCTAATTTTCCAACTGGACAAATGATTGCATGTGAAATAAATGTAGCTCAATATAAACCCATTTATGATAactaagaataaaatattctttgcTTTTGGCCAAAATATCCAATCAGTCTGATAAAAATGAGTCTGTGATTTGATTAGAAGCCCTGATTATTAGAAAATTCTATTATTATTAGAAGCCCTGTGTGCATGTAATGAAATTATAGGGAAGATTATTAGTttattcatgaaagaaaaaagtttcagtGCCTCATAATAAAGTATATCATAATAGAATTGGTTCCTCTTATGATAACAAATAATGTTTGTCTAGAAAAATTGCTTTTCACAAAATAAGCACCTATTTCATTTTCTAGTAATACTTTACTTTCCAAGAGCCTAATATGTATAAACTTGAGAAAAAAACTACGGCTAATTCTTTTTGAAATAATTGGTCTATGTCTTTGAAGGAACTCTTCATGAAGACTTCAATGGCCTCTTTTTCACTGGCCCTGTGCAGGTCCAGCAGTTCCTGGAGGGTTTCTGTGGGCAGCTGCAGCTTCTGGCCCATCTGCTGGTCATAGTGGGCAATGGCCTTTTGTACTGCGGCTGAGTTCTCGATCTCAGCCAAGGCCAGGACTGCATTCTCCATGCAGGGCAGATCCCCACTGTTGATGGCATTGACATAGGTCTGCACCAGGGTCTCTAAACCTACGACAGAGAACAATGATGATGTTTAATGTAGGCATCAGTGAGGAAACTTTCTATTCTGTCTAATTCTAATGTTGTTTATTACCAACCATTTATTTTTCAGCATCACCTGAAAACTTGCTAAAAATGCAGCCTCTGACCCAGTTTGAATGACTTAGACCCTCCTCTTTGGCAAGATCCTCAGGTGGTATATATACATCAATGGTTGAGAAACTTTTGTGTTTATTGAGTACATTTATTTCACCCACAGGTACTGTTAGGCCAGAAACCATATCTCTCTCATTTATGTCTGTATCATCAGCCCTGGTAAGTCCATGGGAAACATTTGATTAATATTTGTGGAGCAAATCAAAATGAGTCCTCCATTTTGCTTATTCTAGCAGAGCATTATAGGAGACCTTTCTGTGATGTTGGAAGTATTCTGTGTGTGCTCTCCAGGGTGGGAGCCACTAAGCTCATGTAGGTGTGAGCCCTTGAGACATAGCTGTGTGATCAGAATGttaaatttctatattttttattagCTACATTTAAATTTAGATAGGAACACTTGTCTAGTGAAAACCATGCTGGACAGGGCAGGTCCAGTTTACTAGGACAATTGTCTGCTCTCAGagcttttatttttgccttttgtatCTTTTCTCAATTATGAAGTCTGACTAATAAAACCTATCAGAAGTGTTGGTGCCACCTAGAATTTATCACGATAATATCAGTAGATGTACATTTTTCAAAGTTGAAGCTACATGGATGTTATCACACCATCCTCTAGTCTTAACAGTGATAGTGAAGACTGGGAAGAGGACTCACGAGGTCCATCCACCTTGATGCCTCCTGAGAGAGTTTTAGTTTTGGAATCGCTAAAGATGTAAGAACAGAAGACCACAGCTTGTTGCACAAATTCGGAGTCCAGCTCATCGTCACACAGTTCCTCAAGCTGGCCCAGTTTCTTCCTATGAGTGGGTCGATCAAAGATGAAGCATTTCTTCTTTGGGAAGAACTTTCGGATACAGAGTCGAGGCAGATTAAAAGTTTTATCTTTTGGGCTGGTacctggaggaagaaaaaaggaatttgCCTAATGTAGGGTCTTGCAAACATTTCCCGTAAAGGGTCAAACAGTAAATAGACTTTGCAAGCCAGATGGTCTCTTTTCTGAGTACTCAAGTCTCCTATTGTAGCCTAAAA from the Bos javanicus breed banteng chromosome 3, ARS-OSU_banteng_1.0, whole genome shotgun sequence genome contains:
- the LOC133244309 gene encoding LOW QUALITY PROTEIN: guanylate-binding protein 1-like (The sequence of the model RefSeq protein was modified relative to this genomic sequence to represent the inferred CDS: deleted 2 bases in 1 codon), whose amino-acid sequence is MASEIHMPGPECLIKNINGRLLVNPEALKILSAIRQPVVVVAIVGLYRTGKSYLMNKLAGKNKGFSLGSTVQSHTKGIWMWCVPHPKKPNRTLVLLDTEGLGDVEKGDNQNDSWIFALAILLSSTFVYNSMGTINQQAMDQLHYVTELTDRIRAKSPPDVDGVEDSADFVSFFPDFVWTLRDFSLDLEADGQSITADEYLENSLKLKKGTSPKDKTFNLPRLCIRKFFPKKKCFIFDRPTHRKKLGQLEELCDDELDSEFVQQAVVFCSYIFSDSKTKTLSGGIKVDGPRLETLVQTYVNAINSGDLPCMENAVLALAEIENSAAVQKAIAHYDQQMGQKLQLPTETLQELLDLHRASEKEAIEVFMKSSFKDIDQLFQKELAAQLDKKRDDFCNQNLKASEDHCSALLKDIFSPLEEDMKQGIYLKPGGYRLFIEKMQELKKKYFQEPRKGIQAEEILQEYLKSKESVTDAILQTDQTLSEKEKLIEVERVKAESAQAAAKMLEEMQIKNQQMMEQKEKSYQEHVKQLTEKMERDRALLLEEQERTLALKLQEQSRLLQEGFQEENRRLHKEIQSLQKKMNKPKKECFLG